GGTGAAATGCTTATAAATTAAAGAGTTAAGCCTTTTAACCTTTGCCCTTTGCCCTTTGCCCTTTGCCCTTCACCTCACCAAAATACTTTTTCGGCAACCCCTATATAAATTATAAAAGCGCCCCTCACACGCAGGGTGTTTTCATTCTCAAATTTTTAGTTTAGACAAAGTAATAAGTAACAAGTAAAAAGTAATAAGTTTTGAATCTTTTTGATGAAAAAAGATTCTTCCAGATATTTTAACTACTAATAAACCAATTAATAGTAAAAAATCTCCCTTTCTCCCGTGCCATCTCTGCTTCCCTTGCTAAACAAATCAATTTTGTATCTGACTTTGAAAACGCCCTGCCTCACACTGGAGCGCCAAAATTGAGTTTGTTAAAAAAAGTTAATTAAATGATAGTATTATCGGCGATAGAAGCATTTTTGATGACTACAACAATACCGTTACGAATTAAAAAGCCTTCATCTTCTCTGTTGGCTTCTTCTACCCGATCTTTATTGATAATCTGTACATTACAACCAATACGAGCATTTTTGTCAATGATAGCCCGGCGCACGATGGAATTAGAGCCAATGCCTACAGGTACTTCCCCATTTTTTAGTTTAGTTTGACGGGCGCTGTAAGGTTCATAAAAATCAGCACCCATAATCAAAGTATCTTCTACGGTACAATTACTTTCTAAACGAGTCCTGACTCCCAACACACAATGATTAATACGAGACTCTTTGATAATACAACCTTCGCCAATAATAGACTGGGTGACTTGACAATCTAACAGTTTTGTCGGCGGTAAATAACGAGAGCGAGTATAGATAGGAGCGTTTTCATCATAAAAACTAAACTCTGGTTGCGGTTGCTTCGTTAAAGCAAGGTTAGCATCATAAAACGCCTCAATAGTACCAATATCTTCCCAATATCCTTTGAATAAATAGGCTTGAATACGATGATCTTTCGCAGCGCCCGGAATAATCTCTTTACCAAAGTCTGTTTGTCCGGGATTATCAATTAATAATTTTTTTAATACTTCTTTTTTGAATACATAAATACCCATAGAAGCAATATAAGGTTTTTCTTGGGCTTGTTCAGCATTTAACCCTAAAATGCTAGTATCCACAGCCATTTGTTTGAGAGCTTCTCCTTTCGGTTTTTCGCTAAAATCAGTGATTCGACCCGAATCATCAATTTTCATTAAGCCAAAAGCATCGGCTCTTTTTTCGTCAATGGGTACAACAGAAATAGTAATATCAGCGCCCGTCTGGCGGTGATGCTCGACAAATTTACTATAATCCATACGGTAAAGATGATCTCCAGAGAGAATAATATACTCATCTATATCCCATTCATCAAATAACCAAATATATTGGCGCACGGCATCGGCTGTACCTTGAAACCAATCGGGGCTTTCTTTGGTTTGTTGGGCGGCTAATACTTCCACGAAACCATCACTAAACCCAGAAAAATTATAAGCTCTACTGATATGACGATTCAAAGAAGCAGAGTTAAATTGAGTTAAGACATAAATTTTTAAAATCTCTGAGTTGATACAGTTACTAATAGGAATATCAATGAGGCGATATTTTCCTGCTAAAGGTACTGCTGGTTTAGCTCGTAGTTTGGTGAGGGGATACAATCTTGTACCAGCGCCCCCCCCTAGAATAATACCGAGAACTTTTTTCACGCTTTTGACCTCTAAAAAATCACTTTCATAAGAAAGTTTAGGCTTTCTTGGCACAATTAACAATCTTTTCCTCTTTAATTGCTTACAAGGTTAAGCATCTATTGGTGGAGGGCGCTGATAAGTTCTTAGATGAAATTAATTGGACATAAGCGAGAGATTTAAACCCTTTGTTATCATAGGTTTAAAGAAATTAACATACACAACTAATTCTATTTACTTACTGATTTTTACGCCTACTCCTCTCAATTCTTCAGGGTTATCAGTGGTCTTTTTTTAATCC
This genomic interval from Cyanobacterium sp. T60_A2020_053 contains the following:
- a CDS encoding glucose-1-phosphate adenylyltransferase, producing MKKVLGIILGGGAGTRLYPLTKLRAKPAVPLAGKYRLIDIPISNCINSEILKIYVLTQFNSASLNRHISRAYNFSGFSDGFVEVLAAQQTKESPDWFQGTADAVRQYIWLFDEWDIDEYIILSGDHLYRMDYSKFVEHHRQTGADITISVVPIDEKRADAFGLMKIDDSGRITDFSEKPKGEALKQMAVDTSILGLNAEQAQEKPYIASMGIYVFKKEVLKKLLIDNPGQTDFGKEIIPGAAKDHRIQAYLFKGYWEDIGTIEAFYDANLALTKQPQPEFSFYDENAPIYTRSRYLPPTKLLDCQVTQSIIGEGCIIKESRINHCVLGVRTRLESNCTVEDTLIMGADFYEPYSARQTKLKNGEVPVGIGSNSIVRRAIIDKNARIGCNVQIINKDRVEEANREDEGFLIRNGIVVVIKNASIADNTII